The following proteins are co-located in the Ignavibacteria bacterium genome:
- a CDS encoding UDP-N-acetylmuramoyl-L-alanyl-D-glutamate--2,6-diaminopimelate ligase, translating to MKLENVIEGLKVIQLAGEVERKDISSIEYDSRNVKQSSLFVAIKGFNTDGHKYVMEAISKGAIAIAIEDDSSISNDYLIHQNITKILVKDSRKALAQISSKFYKDPSKKIKIVGVTGTNGKTTVTYILKSILEQANNKVGLIGTIKNYIGNEIFVSDKTTPESLELNQMFYKMVEAGCTYCVMEVSSHSIVLDRVFGIEFCGAIFTNLTQEHLDFHHDMESYFKSKKRLFDSLGENAMAVSNFDDPYGQRILTNTLAEKISYGSNPSYDFSFSSESYDFTSTSFDLVIDNRKRKISSNLVGKFNIYNAAACAALCWKLGINEESIINGLAKAEVVPGRFQVVGSNYPINVIVDYSHTSDALENCLSSINEIIQNQKRNSKVITVFGAGGNRDKTKRPLMARAVEKYSDSFIVTSDNPRNEGPEQIIEDILAGVKNKSKVKTISDREEAIRSAIMNAETNDIVLIAGKGHEDYQIIGKKKIHFNDKECAEKYLKERFGK from the coding sequence TTGAAACTTGAAAATGTTATAGAAGGATTAAAAGTTATTCAGCTCGCTGGCGAAGTTGAGCGTAAAGATATCTCATCAATCGAGTATGATTCACGAAATGTTAAACAAAGTTCTCTATTTGTTGCAATCAAGGGATTCAACACAGATGGACATAAATATGTAATGGAAGCTATCAGCAAGGGAGCAATCGCTATAGCAATTGAAGATGATTCATCCATTTCTAACGATTATTTGATTCATCAAAATATTACGAAGATCTTGGTTAAAGATTCCCGAAAAGCTCTCGCTCAAATTTCCTCTAAATTTTATAAAGATCCTTCCAAAAAAATTAAAATCGTTGGAGTAACTGGTACAAACGGTAAGACCACTGTCACTTATATTCTCAAGTCTATACTCGAACAAGCAAACAACAAAGTTGGATTGATTGGCACGATTAAAAATTATATCGGTAATGAAATTTTTGTGAGTGATAAAACTACGCCAGAGTCTCTTGAACTTAATCAAATGTTTTACAAAATGGTTGAGGCGGGTTGTACATATTGTGTTATGGAGGTATCGTCTCATTCGATTGTACTCGATAGAGTATTTGGTATAGAGTTCTGCGGTGCGATTTTTACAAATCTAACTCAAGAGCACTTGGATTTTCATCATGATATGGAGAGTTACTTTAAGTCCAAGAAAAGATTGTTTGATAGCCTGGGCGAGAATGCAATGGCAGTTTCAAACTTTGACGATCCGTATGGACAAAGAATTTTAACAAATACTCTTGCAGAGAAAATTTCGTATGGATCGAATCCTTCTTATGATTTTTCTTTTTCCAGTGAATCATATGATTTTACTTCGACGAGTTTCGATTTGGTTATTGACAATCGAAAAAGAAAAATAAGTTCGAATCTTGTAGGTAAATTTAATATTTATAATGCCGCCGCTTGTGCTGCACTCTGTTGGAAACTTGGGATTAATGAGGAGTCAATAATTAATGGACTCGCTAAAGCAGAAGTTGTACCTGGGCGATTCCAAGTTGTTGGAAGCAATTATCCAATAAATGTGATCGTGGACTATTCTCATACATCCGATGCTTTGGAGAATTGCCTTTCATCCATAAATGAGATTATCCAAAATCAGAAAAGAAATTCAAAAGTAATCACAGTGTTTGGCGCCGGTGGAAATCGGGATAAAACAAAACGCCCGCTTATGGCTAGAGCAGTTGAAAAATATAGCGATAGTTTTATTGTAACTTCGGATAATCCACGAAATGAAGGTCCTGAACAAATAATTGAAGATATCTTGGCTGGAGTTAAAAACAAATCAAAGGTAAAAACTATTTCAGATAGAGAAGAAGCAATTCGATCAGCAATAATGAATGCTGAAACTAATGACATAGTCTTAATTGCAGGTAAAGGACACGAAGACTATCAAATTATTGGCAAGAAGAAGATCCATTTCAATGATAAAGAATGTGCAGAAAAATATTTGAAGGAAAGATTCGGGAAATGA
- a CDS encoding UDP-N-acetylmuramoyl-tripeptide--D-alanyl-D-alanine ligase, translating to MCRKIFEGKIREMNLTLADIKKLKGSIVFNDESFNSIKNVSIDSRKVQKGDLFFAIKGDNFDGHEFINSVLRKGAIGVVISKEHLSKFKNLKSFFVVVDDTILSLGELANIYRKKFKVKTIAITGSNGKTTTKEMIAKVLSQKFHVLKTEGNLNNHIGVPLTLFRLNKRHEVAVIEMGMNHSGELTRLCEIAEPDFGCITNIGHAHTEFFEGIEGIAKAKGEVFVYLARTNGFGIVNSDDKRVKLNSRKLINKLSFGFTGNADVKGKFIGLNSIGNPRVIFSYKNHSMSVDLKTVGRHSSYNAICAAAFGFKFGVPFRKIKAALESYSSFEKRMQVIKNDGLTILNDSYNANPSSMQAAFETLKLMNGFERKIAAVGDMLELGKESKKFHGELANYAADAKVDYLFCFGDLTKHTVHRARELNLKTFKFNSKKKLVEKINSVLIKNSILLIKGSRKMKMEEILESIKA from the coding sequence ATGTGCAGAAAAATATTTGAAGGAAAGATTCGGGAAATGAATCTCACTTTGGCGGACATAAAAAAATTGAAAGGCTCAATCGTATTTAATGATGAAAGTTTCAATTCGATTAAGAACGTATCGATCGATTCGAGAAAAGTGCAAAAGGGTGATCTTTTCTTTGCAATAAAGGGAGATAATTTTGATGGACATGAATTTATAAATAGTGTTTTGAGGAAGGGAGCCATTGGAGTTGTAATTTCAAAAGAACATCTTTCTAAGTTTAAAAATTTAAAATCTTTTTTTGTTGTAGTCGATGACACTATTCTTTCTCTTGGAGAACTGGCAAACATTTATAGGAAGAAGTTCAAAGTGAAAACCATTGCAATTACTGGTTCGAACGGAAAAACAACTACAAAAGAAATGATCGCAAAAGTTCTCTCCCAAAAATTTCATGTTTTGAAAACTGAAGGAAATCTTAACAATCATATCGGCGTCCCATTGACTTTGTTCCGTCTAAATAAAAGGCATGAAGTCGCAGTGATTGAAATGGGGATGAATCATTCTGGAGAGTTAACCCGGTTATGTGAAATTGCCGAACCGGACTTCGGATGTATTACTAACATTGGTCACGCTCATACAGAATTTTTTGAAGGCATTGAAGGAATAGCAAAAGCCAAAGGAGAAGTTTTTGTTTATTTAGCTCGAACCAATGGCTTTGGAATTGTTAATTCTGATGATAAGAGAGTTAAACTAAATTCAAGAAAATTGATTAATAAACTTTCATTCGGTTTTACCGGAAATGCTGACGTGAAAGGAAAATTTATTGGATTGAATTCAATAGGTAATCCGCGAGTAATTTTTTCTTATAAGAATCATTCAATGAGCGTGGACCTAAAGACTGTCGGGAGACACTCTTCCTATAATGCAATATGCGCGGCAGCATTCGGTTTCAAATTCGGTGTTCCTTTTAGAAAAATAAAAGCTGCACTTGAATCATACTCTTCATTCGAGAAAAGAATGCAGGTAATTAAAAATGATGGACTCACGATTTTGAATGATTCGTACAACGCAAATCCAAGCTCAATGCAAGCTGCATTCGAAACATTGAAACTGATGAATGGTTTTGAGAGGAAAATTGCCGCTGTTGGCGATATGTTGGAACTTGGTAAAGAGTCGAAGAAATTCCATGGAGAGCTGGCCAATTATGCAGCTGATGCAAAAGTTGATTATCTGTTTTGTTTTGGTGATCTCACTAAACACACAGTTCACCGGGCAAGAGAATTAAATTTAAAAACGTTCAAGTTTAACAGTAAGAAGAAACTCGTGGAAAAAATAAATTCAGTTTTAATAAAGAATTCAATCCTATTGATAAAAGGTTCTCGTAAAATGAAAATGGAAGAAATTTTAGAAAGCATTAAGGCATAA
- a CDS encoding phospho-N-acetylmuramoyl-pentapeptide-transferase, whose translation MLYYLFDYLHRVFDIPGLGAFRYITTRSAAAAVTSLLFTFYFGPKIIRWLKKNQLGESKKEEAPATHHSKAGTPTMGGLIVISSIVIPVILWADILSIFISLILVATLWLFGVGLLDDYLKVVKKYRKGLIERYKLILQFIIGLIVGVGVFLSPEYAGINTETTLPFFKDLNFDFSYFYIPVVIFIIMATSNAVNLTDGLDGLSSGTIAIAMLTLALFSYVTGNAIYSDYLNIAYIPGTGELTIFCAAAVGATLGFLWFNSYPAQVFMGDTGSLALGGALGTLTVLVKKELLLPILGGIFFAETVSVIIQRVYFKYTKKKYGEGRRVFKMAPLHHHFELLNWSEPKIVVRFYIIAIILAILSLTTFKIR comes from the coding sequence ATGCTATACTATTTATTCGACTATTTACATAGAGTTTTTGATATACCAGGTCTCGGTGCATTTCGATATATCACTACTAGATCGGCAGCAGCTGCAGTTACTTCATTATTATTCACTTTTTATTTTGGTCCTAAAATAATTCGCTGGTTGAAAAAAAATCAGTTAGGCGAATCGAAAAAAGAAGAAGCTCCTGCAACTCATCACTCAAAAGCTGGCACACCTACTATGGGCGGATTAATCGTGATTTCATCAATCGTAATTCCAGTTATACTTTGGGCTGATATTCTTAGCATTTTTATAAGTTTAATTTTAGTAGCTACACTATGGTTATTCGGTGTTGGATTACTTGATGATTATCTTAAAGTCGTTAAAAAATACCGTAAGGGGTTGATCGAAAGATACAAACTGATCCTCCAATTTATTATCGGATTAATTGTCGGTGTAGGAGTATTCTTATCACCAGAATATGCAGGAATAAATACTGAGACGACGCTGCCATTTTTCAAAGATTTGAATTTCGATTTTTCATATTTCTACATTCCGGTTGTGATATTTATCATCATGGCAACATCAAACGCAGTAAATTTAACTGATGGATTGGATGGACTTTCATCCGGAACAATCGCTATTGCTATGCTGACGTTGGCACTTTTCAGCTATGTTACAGGCAATGCAATTTACAGTGATTACTTAAACATCGCTTATATTCCTGGGACAGGTGAGCTCACGATTTTCTGTGCTGCGGCTGTAGGTGCAACACTCGGCTTCCTGTGGTTCAATTCCTATCCCGCTCAAGTTTTTATGGGGGATACAGGATCGCTAGCACTTGGCGGAGCGCTTGGCACATTGACAGTATTAGTCAAAAAAGAATTGCTGCTTCCCATTCTCGGCGGGATATTCTTTGCGGAAACTGTTTCAGTCATAATTCAAAGAGTTTATTTCAAATACACAAAGAAAAAGTATGGCGAAGGTCGAAGAGTTTTTAAAATGGCACCGCTTCACCATCACTTTGAGTTGCTCAATTGGTCTGAGCCAAAAATTGTAGTCAGGTTTTATATTATTGCGATCATACTTGCCATACTTAGTTTAACAACATTTAAAATTCGATAG
- a CDS encoding UDP-N-acetylmuramoyl-L-alanine--D-glutamate ligase has protein sequence MEVIDIRNRKVSIIGSARSGIAAAYLARRQGAEVFLSDTSQPENYDELKKELSENKIHFEFGGHSDRVFECDYLITSPGVPSNSDVLTKANNLGIVINSEIEFASWFTKAKIVGITGTNGKTTTTALTNYILNLCGKKSLAAGNIGNAFSLIADNADEDSIIVLETSSFQLDHINSFRPDAAVLLNITPDHLDRYENDFQKYIDSKFRITKNQMNSDLFVYNQDDEVIQNNTSKCKIPAQSFSILNDVEKGASLIGDKVYLNFNGRSEELISAKEILIKGSHNLYNSMAASLTAKYFGCPNDGIKKGLQEFKGVEHRLELVRTLHGITFINDSKATNVRSTYYALKSIDQPIILILGGREKGNDYQEIIEPIKQNVKFILAIGEAKEKIESALHQIKKVIKCKTLEEAVDKGFDYADENDIVLLSPACKSFDMFRDYEHRGRRFKDIVNDL, from the coding sequence ATAGAAGTGATAGACATTAGAAATAGAAAAGTTTCAATTATTGGCTCTGCTCGAAGTGGAATCGCCGCTGCGTATCTTGCCCGCAGACAGGGAGCTGAAGTTTTTCTAAGCGATACATCTCAGCCCGAAAATTATGATGAACTCAAGAAAGAACTCTCTGAAAATAAAATACATTTCGAGTTTGGTGGACATAGTGATAGAGTTTTTGAGTGCGATTATCTTATAACAAGCCCAGGCGTACCATCAAATTCTGATGTACTCACCAAAGCTAATAATTTGGGTATCGTTATAAACAGCGAGATTGAATTTGCAAGCTGGTTTACGAAAGCAAAAATTGTGGGAATCACTGGAACGAATGGAAAGACAACAACCACTGCACTGACTAATTATATTCTTAATTTGTGCGGGAAAAAATCTTTAGCAGCGGGGAATATTGGAAATGCTTTCTCGTTAATTGCTGATAATGCGGATGAAGATTCAATTATAGTTCTCGAGACCAGCAGTTTTCAACTTGATCATATTAATTCTTTCAGGCCGGATGCTGCGGTCCTTCTAAATATCACTCCCGACCATCTCGATAGGTATGAGAACGATTTTCAGAAATATATTGATTCGAAATTCAGAATTACTAAGAATCAAATGAACAGTGATCTTTTTGTTTACAATCAGGATGATGAAGTAATACAGAATAATACTTCGAAGTGCAAAATCCCAGCGCAGTCATTCTCAATTTTGAATGATGTTGAAAAAGGTGCATCTCTCATTGGAGATAAAGTCTATTTGAATTTTAACGGACGCAGTGAAGAGCTGATTTCGGCAAAAGAAATTTTAATTAAAGGATCTCACAACCTTTATAATTCAATGGCAGCATCATTAACGGCAAAGTATTTCGGTTGTCCAAATGACGGAATAAAAAAAGGATTACAGGAGTTTAAAGGCGTTGAGCATCGTCTTGAACTTGTAAGAACGCTTCATGGAATTACTTTTATAAACGATTCGAAAGCAACAAATGTCCGTTCAACCTATTACGCGTTAAAGAGTATCGATCAGCCGATTATTTTAATTCTTGGAGGGAGAGAGAAAGGAAACGATTACCAAGAGATTATTGAGCCGATCAAACAAAATGTAAAATTCATTCTTGCAATCGGCGAAGCAAAAGAAAAGATCGAGAGTGCTCTTCATCAAATTAAAAAAGTAATAAAATGCAAAACACTTGAGGAAGCGGTCGATAAAGGATTTGACTATGCAGACGAAAATGATATAGTTCTTCTTTCACCTGCTTGCAAGAGTTTTGATATGTTCAGGGATTACGAACACCGAGGCAGAAGATTTAAAGATATAGTGAACGATTTATAA
- a CDS encoding cell division protein FtsW, translating to MSKGRVDISIFLAVLGLMLFSLIVVYSASSFYSSYKWGDPELLFGNHLGKVFFGIGALFLFTRIPYQYYQKYSKEILIMSIVLLAITAGFGKTVKGAARQINIGGFGFQPSILALYALIMHLSSLIVKKVETIKDLKYGYLPSLAWIGVVVALILAQPNFSTATLSVIIGFTLLYLGGARVKHLFATVGMTFPFLIFYLADTGSYRYTRLKNFVEGIFSNQPINYQVGQAALAFGSGGIEGNGIGDSRIRELWLPEAYGDFIYAIIGEEYGFIGAVIILSLFLFILWRGFKIALNAPETFGRLLAFGITFSIGLYAFVNAGVTVGILPTTGIPLPFLSYGGTAILFNAAAIGILLNISSSIHHEEVFQTEATVITR from the coding sequence ATGAGTAAAGGTAGAGTTGACATATCTATATTTTTAGCAGTGTTAGGTTTAATGCTGTTCAGCTTGATTGTTGTTTACTCTGCGAGTAGTTTTTATTCATCGTACAAATGGGGAGACCCAGAACTATTATTTGGCAATCATCTTGGAAAAGTATTTTTTGGTATTGGAGCTCTTTTCCTTTTCACAAGGATTCCGTACCAGTACTATCAGAAGTACAGCAAAGAAATTTTAATAATGAGCATTGTTCTGCTGGCTATTACTGCAGGTTTTGGAAAAACTGTAAAAGGTGCCGCACGACAAATAAACATTGGTGGATTTGGATTTCAACCTTCTATTCTTGCATTGTATGCCTTGATAATGCACTTATCGAGTTTAATTGTAAAAAAAGTCGAAACCATAAAAGATTTGAAATATGGATACTTACCAAGTCTCGCTTGGATCGGTGTAGTTGTGGCATTGATTTTAGCTCAGCCAAATTTCAGCACTGCAACCTTGAGCGTCATAATCGGTTTTACTTTACTCTATCTCGGAGGAGCAAGGGTTAAACATTTATTTGCCACGGTTGGGATGACTTTTCCATTTCTAATATTTTATCTGGCCGACACTGGAAGTTATCGCTATACAAGATTAAAAAATTTTGTCGAAGGAATTTTTAGTAACCAGCCAATCAACTATCAAGTTGGACAAGCAGCATTAGCTTTTGGTTCAGGTGGGATTGAAGGGAATGGGATCGGCGACAGCAGAATTAGAGAATTATGGCTTCCTGAAGCTTACGGTGATTTTATTTATGCTATTATCGGTGAAGAATATGGTTTCATCGGTGCAGTTATAATTTTGAGTTTATTCCTATTTATTCTTTGGAGGGGATTTAAAATCGCACTTAACGCACCTGAAACATTTGGAAGGCTATTAGCATTCGGAATTACTTTTTCAATTGGCTTGTATGCTTTTGTGAATGCTGGCGTTACAGTGGGTATTCTTCCAACTACAGGAATTCCGTTACCGTTTCTTAGTTACGGCGGCACTGCCATTTTATTTAATGCTGCAGCAATCGGAATATTGCTTAATATTTCATCATCAATTCATCATGAAGAAGTTTTTCAAACTGAAGCGACTGTTATAACGCGATGA
- the murG gene encoding undecaprenyldiphospho-muramoylpentapeptide beta-N-acetylglucosaminyltransferase, translated as MNNERTYRFLFACGGTGGHIFPAVAIADELRKQQPKSRILFVGTKHRMESKVIPNLGFEYKSISIKGMPRKIGFAAISFGWSLFVSLLQSIIIVLRFKPNVAVGTGSYISVAPLFITKVFNRPVILSESNSFPGIATKVLAPIANQIHLGFESSIKYFKSRKRIFISGNPTRNISQTQDRNEAAKFFGLDSNIKTVLIVGGSLGAKSINQKISEFVTGLSEQFQVIWQTGANYYEDFKSFKTERVKVLPFIDRMDYAYSICDLFVSRSGASTIAEITNQGLASILIPSPNVTENHQYHNAMTLVDEKAAEILLDSESSNSLLQKILALLNDEAKLKQMRSKAKQLSKLNAAEVIAREAIKLSKIN; from the coding sequence ATGAATAATGAACGAACATATCGATTCTTATTTGCTTGCGGCGGAACTGGAGGACATATTTTTCCGGCTGTTGCGATTGCTGATGAGCTGAGAAAACAGCAGCCAAAATCAAGAATTCTATTTGTTGGTACAAAGCATAGAATGGAGTCGAAAGTTATACCGAATTTAGGATTTGAGTACAAATCGATTTCCATAAAAGGAATGCCACGGAAAATTGGTTTTGCAGCAATCAGTTTTGGATGGAGTTTATTTGTTTCACTTCTTCAATCAATTATCATTGTTCTAAGATTCAAACCAAATGTAGCCGTAGGAACTGGAAGCTACATTTCAGTAGCACCTTTGTTTATTACTAAAGTGTTCAACCGTCCAGTAATTCTTTCTGAATCAAATTCTTTTCCGGGAATTGCAACAAAAGTCTTAGCTCCGATTGCCAATCAGATTCATCTTGGATTTGAAAGCAGCATAAAATATTTCAAATCACGGAAAAGAATTTTCATATCGGGTAATCCAACAAGAAATATTTCACAGACTCAAGACCGAAACGAAGCTGCAAAGTTTTTTGGATTGGATTCAAATATAAAAACTGTTCTCATAGTCGGCGGGAGTCTTGGAGCTAAATCAATAAATCAAAAAATTTCTGAATTTGTTACTGGATTATCTGAGCAGTTTCAAGTTATATGGCAGACTGGTGCAAATTATTATGAAGATTTCAAATCGTTCAAGACTGAGAGAGTAAAAGTTTTACCTTTTATTGACAGGATGGACTATGCCTATTCTATTTGCGATCTTTTTGTTAGTCGTTCAGGTGCATCTACGATCGCTGAAATAACAAACCAAGGATTAGCTTCAATTCTAATTCCCTCTCCAAATGTTACTGAAAATCATCAGTATCATAATGCGATGACGCTTGTGGATGAAAAAGCGGCCGAAATTTTACTCGATAGTGAATCCTCCAATTCATTGTTACAAAAGATTCTGGCTCTCTTAAATGATGAAGCGAAACTTAAACAGATGAGATCAAAAGCAAAGCAGCTTTCGAAACTAAATGCAGCAGAAGTAATTGCGAGAGAAGCAATAAAATTGTCAAAGATAAATTAA
- a CDS encoding UDP-N-acetylmuramate--L-alanine ligase, producing MFKNFKKVHMVGIGGIGMSGIAEVLIAMNFNVSGSDKSLSEVTDRLEKLGSQIFEGHSAENLVDVDVLVYSSAVSVDNPEVAEAIKRKIPVIRRAEMLAELMRLRYGIGIAGTHGKTTTTSMVGLVLLEAGFDPTVIVGGKLSGLGGTNARLGSGDFIVVEADEFDRSFLQLTPTIAAVTTLESEHLDIYKDIDDIKAAFAEFANKVPFYGFVVLCLDEEGLQDIIPKINKKIITYGLTSQADVRAIEIEHYENTSSFEVEYKGKKIGNIKLAIPGIHNIQNALGAIAIAIELGIDFETIKKSLEKFNGVYRRFEVKAEIQDIMIIDDYAHHPTEVAATLKGIRAGWDRRIVAVFQPHLFSRTRDFYEDFAKSFLNCDVFICLDIYPAREEPIQGITGELLADSAKKFGHKNVLYVKDKNNLPDALINVVKSGDIVVTMGAGDIYQYGEKFIELMKTGRIN from the coding sequence ATGTTTAAGAATTTCAAAAAAGTCCATATGGTCGGTATTGGTGGAATTGGAATGAGCGGGATTGCAGAAGTTTTAATTGCAATGAATTTTAATGTTTCAGGTTCGGATAAAAGTTTGAGTGAAGTAACAGACCGTTTAGAAAAACTTGGATCCCAAATTTTTGAAGGACATAGTGCGGAAAATCTTGTTGATGTCGATGTTCTTGTTTATTCATCAGCAGTCTCCGTGGATAATCCAGAAGTCGCAGAAGCAATTAAGAGAAAAATTCCTGTTATCCGTAGAGCAGAAATGCTCGCTGAACTCATGCGGCTGAGATATGGAATTGGAATCGCTGGAACACATGGCAAAACAACTACAACCTCAATGGTCGGTCTAGTTTTGCTCGAAGCAGGATTTGATCCCACAGTAATTGTAGGTGGAAAATTGAGCGGGCTTGGCGGTACAAATGCGCGGCTTGGCTCCGGTGATTTTATTGTCGTCGAGGCGGACGAATTTGATAGAAGTTTTTTGCAATTAACTCCAACAATTGCTGCGGTTACGACGCTTGAGTCCGAGCATTTGGATATTTATAAAGACATCGATGATATTAAGGCAGCATTTGCTGAATTCGCCAACAAAGTTCCGTTCTACGGATTTGTCGTTCTTTGTTTGGATGAAGAAGGATTGCAGGATATTATTCCTAAGATCAATAAGAAAATTATCACCTACGGCTTAACCTCACAAGCAGATGTCCGCGCGATCGAAATCGAACATTACGAAAATACATCGAGCTTCGAGGTTGAATACAAGGGGAAAAAAATAGGTAATATAAAATTAGCTATTCCGGGCATCCATAATATTCAAAACGCACTTGGCGCAATAGCGATTGCAATTGAGCTTGGAATTGATTTCGAAACGATAAAAAAATCTCTTGAAAAATTTAATGGAGTTTATAGAAGATTCGAAGTTAAAGCTGAAATTCAAGATATAATGATCATTGATGATTATGCGCATCATCCAACGGAAGTCGCGGCTACGCTCAAAGGAATTCGTGCAGGTTGGGATAGGAGAATCGTAGCAGTTTTTCAACCGCATTTGTTCTCGAGGACAAGAGATTTTTACGAGGACTTCGCAAAATCATTTCTTAATTGCGATGTATTTATCTGTCTTGATATATATCCCGCCCGTGAGGAACCAATTCAAGGAATTACCGGTGAGCTCTTAGCTGATTCAGCAAAGAAGTTTGGACATAAAAATGTTTTATATGTCAAGGATAAAAACAACCTGCCAGATGCTCTCATTAATGTAGTGAAGTCAGGTGATATAGTTGTAACGATGGGCGCAGGAGATATTTACCAATATGGTGAAAAATTTATTGAACTAATGAAAACTGGAAGGATAAATTGA
- a CDS encoding FtsQ-type POTRA domain-containing protein: protein MKRIAVFLFLIFFVIGILFLSRTAQNFEVKFRIEKIVLEQNEIVPTSEILNFARINSEKKLEELTPEMVLDRIEKHPYIKSAEGSFLDSVTFSIRVKEVEPFALIFGTQVKSCLTSDGKILPFNPVIKIYDLPIITGIELERNNQLNTVNSIPHLTKVFETLHSLRAIDFALFSSISELQIDEKNKFYGYLSKPQAKIIFDKSFDFKRGIQLSEFWRQIILNQNSIRYEYIDLRFKDQIVVKEKQINQLTELI from the coding sequence TTGAAACGCATCGCTGTCTTTTTGTTTTTGATTTTTTTCGTCATAGGAATTTTATTCTTAAGTAGAACGGCGCAAAATTTTGAAGTTAAGTTTCGCATAGAAAAAATTGTATTGGAACAGAACGAGATCGTGCCAACTTCAGAAATATTGAATTTTGCAAGAATTAATTCAGAAAAAAAACTTGAAGAGCTTACACCCGAAATGGTACTCGACAGAATCGAAAAACATCCATATATAAAGTCTGCAGAAGGAAGTTTTCTTGACTCCGTCACTTTTAGTATTCGAGTTAAAGAAGTCGAGCCATTTGCATTAATTTTTGGCACTCAAGTAAAATCATGCTTAACTTCGGATGGGAAAATCCTTCCTTTCAATCCAGTTATTAAGATTTATGATCTTCCAATTATAACAGGGATTGAACTTGAGAGAAACAATCAGCTCAATACAGTTAATTCAATTCCTCATCTGACAAAAGTTTTTGAAACATTACATTCATTAAGAGCAATCGATTTTGCCCTTTTCAGCTCTATCTCTGAATTACAAATCGATGAAAAAAATAAATTCTACGGATATTTATCAAAACCGCAAGCGAAAATAATCTTCGATAAAAGTTTTGATTTCAAAAGGGGGATCCAGCTTAGTGAATTTTGGAGACAAATAATATTGAATCAAAATTCAATTCGATATGAATACATCGATTTGAGATTCAAAGATCAAATTGTAGTAAAAGAAAAACAGATTAATCAATTGACCGAATTAATTTGA